The sequence below is a genomic window from Coffea arabica cultivar ET-39 chromosome 4c, Coffea Arabica ET-39 HiFi, whole genome shotgun sequence.
aTATTATTGCATGGCAGCCATTGATTGCCCTCTAAAATCAAGTCATCCAGTTCAggaggaaagagagaaaaaacccaaaaaaaaaaacccaaattcCCTACCTGAAAATTTGTCATATGGGAAATCTTGAAAGTAAGTACAATGCCGGCCTTCAGATTCAGAATAGGGTGGACCTAAGACATCCAGTATTGCACATGCAGTAAGGGCTGTGAAGCAGTGCATATTGCCTCCTGCAGCAGGAAAAAGTACAGAGGCGTTATATGGGGAGGTGACATCTGAATCCATATGGACTTTAGCTAAGCGGATTCCATCCTGCCCTACAACCAGggaaagaaacaagttgagatcAGTAGTATGCAAGGCCTGAAGAATTTAGTAATTTGGATTGCAAAGATCATGATGACTTCAAAACACATGCAATGAGAGTTGTCGCACGTAGGATAATGAATCATTAGACAAGATAGTAAGGACTGTGTTAGCTGCGTCAGAGTTTGATTCTTCCTGATAATCCCTTGCCAACTTAAATGtagtgaacaagaaatttaTAAACCTGTAAGTGCATAAATTGCAACTTACTGTGTGTGATTTCACCGGAATTTATCTTGCTCGTGCTGCTCGTGCCATCATCTACCCAATCGTATGACTTGATTCGCAATGCCCCGAATAGGAGCTTGCTGAAGACAGTCATGTTTGGATGATTATGAAGGGGAATGACTGCAGATGGTGGCAAGCAAAAGATCCCAATCTGCAGCAGTAGCAGACAAATGTAAACTGCTGCATTGAACAGTATGTTCTTGTGATGAAGCTTTCGCCTATTATGCCTGAAACATTTGTGTACCACTTTGCAAGAATCCAAGCAAAATTTACAGTGTACATATGAAATGACTATTTTGGTACTTTGCAGTACTTCCAAGTTCCAGTAtgcatgattttttttcccccgGTATGTATGCTTGGtgatagaaagaaagaaagagagaatggGCATGTAGAAATATACCGAAAACTGATCGCATTCAAGTAGTTCAATATAGGTTATCTGATGATGGGAAGCTTCTTGGGCTGTAGAACGTCTTCTAAACATTGGCATGTTTGGTGAAAGATTGAGATCCTCCGGTTTCATTCTATCTACATAAATGAAACATGCATTGCAAAGAATCCAGATGATTAAGCCCCAAGAACTAAGCAAAGAGGTTAAAAAAGCACCAATTAACTAAGTTCTACTAGTAAGCAAGGACCATGCTTAAAATGATATGCATATCTCCATATAGGAGGATAAACCCCCTACTTCTATAGATATAACATTTTATACATAATTTAGATGGAAAGTAGAACGTTTTAGAAACTAATACAACTTTCTACTTTCCAACTAAATTATGTGGtgtatatataaatgttatgcaattttgaagatgaattaatcaAATCATGTTTTGACGGAATCAAACTATTTCCAGAATAACTTAGCAAATGATCATGAGGCCCGTTGTAAAACTTTAGTGCTAGCGATGGGGCCATCTTGTTTTTCTTCGCAACTAAACTAGTTCGTTTCTTGATTCTCTTCTTCCACATACAAGAGCCGATCTACATCATTTGATACCCCACTCGTTATCTTATGCAGAAAAATtttgcaacaagagagagagagggggggatGGAAATTCAAGCAACTTTAATTACTGCAAAATTCAGTTATCAGATCAAGGCAAGACACTGACCCAAAACCCAATAATCAAACTCCAAACATACCAAATATATCTGGAGTTACTTAATGAATCTAACATGCCAATATATGACATACATATATGCACAGAAATCTAGTGAATTCCAACAGACGACTGGctagtttggatagaaactctGGAGTAGAAAAATTTTACCAAGAACTGACTTGAGCCTTTCAATATCTGGAGTGGGGGGAATATACCCAGAAATTTGATGATCACCATCTGCAAATACTTCACTGCAAGTCTGGTACAACTCTTGGACAACGTTCgccatttctcttttcttcttctgttTCTTGGACTTACTCTTTGCTTTCTTCGGTACAGTTTTCATGCAGCTTtggttttctgaaattttcgaaCTGCCCCTCCTGTAAGTTTTCATGCAGGAGCTTGAGAAAAAAACTTATAAAGATGCAGAGAATTCCATGTCTTATGTATTCACAGAATAAAACTTATATATcccatatacatatataaagcgCAAACTATTTCGCTTTTTGTTTcgtaaacaaataaaatatagGGATAAGACATGGATAGCTAAAGTACCGGAGGTGAAGAATGATGGGTTGGGAGCAGCTGTATGGTGTAAATGACAGAGGTATCAAATTGTTTATGTATAAACTGCTTGTTTGATGGAGTCAAAGGATGCAAAACCAGGGGCCATGCAAAACAATTCCAGTGTGCTACTCAAGCTGGATTTTTATCCATTTCTTAACGCACCATTAAAGATACAAGGCTACCCAATCCAAGTGTGTACTCGGCCAACATAAGTTGATTCAATTGACAAGGACgaatcattctttttttcttaaaaaaatcgtgtattcaaattttattatcaatgtAAAAATTATTTTGGTAACTTCTATAAACGATGTATGATCCCAAAAATGTCAATGACGGTGATCAGAATCGAATCTATCCaaactttttattatataaaaaaaaaaaaaaagaactgtgCATTGACAATAATagctttgattgattttttttcttttctttattttttttaagtaggTGATGGCTTTGACTGTATCAACCTacagaagagaaaagaaagaaacatttATGTCCCCAGTGTATAAAAATCTGAATTAAAAATTTACATGTGTAATATGCAACTAATCATTCGTAATAGTAGTATTATATATGTCTCcagtgtaaaaaaaattaacccATAGTTAAAAAAATCCTCATAGAACGAATTCTAGTATGCATAATTGCCTTTgtatcacattttttttttaaaaaaaaaaagaaattttagatgccacttggattgcaatttttttggAATACCACAAATTGCTCTTAATGGTCCGCGATGTCTGCGCACGAGTACGAGGTGTACCAAACAAGCAGCAGGTGTATTACCAATCCACCAGGGGTTGCATGGGCCtcaacttcttcttttttttttttttttcatttttcttttggggTCAAAACTCAACTTTGTGCTACTATATATATTAGCAGAAATTAATTACAAGAGAAATTACGGCTGGCAACTGTCACAACATAATCGTTGTGCGACTCTTTTCTCGCACCAACAAATCTTCTGTTCCactctttgttttatttttctccatattttgattttataaatttattaaattttatgTATTACTCAGATAATAATTATTGAAGTTTGAGAATacaaaaaaagaatcaaaatatgatatttatgaacaaaaaataacaatatataacaaaaaatgaaaCAGGGAATGAAACAGACAGTTAGACAAAAGATCCATGGCGCTGTTTTGCAAGCCAAACAGTGGAAATTTTGCTTCCACTTAGTATCAATAATAAGGTTAGTAAGTAGCAAACTTTGCCAACTTGTGACCAATGAGATTACATTtccctttcaattttttttttccaaagacGACAACTATTGTATAACCTATTTATCTTAAACTAGAGGGAAAGAGAGCCTAAAAAGGCTTTTGTGTTAGGAACTAGTAGATACACAGATTTTACTAGATCAAGGGAGTGATTTAGCAcaattcttaaattttttttactacaaATGTGATTTAATCTCTTCACTTACAGCTTAAGCAGTGTCTTAAGACCCATCTCGGTAGCCACTAAGCTAAGCTCACTGAGCTAGCTAAGATTACATTCCCTTTCAATAaaggtgaatgaatgaatgaacaaacAAAAGGAGTTGCTCAAAAGCTGGAAGTCATCAACTGCAACATCTAAAGGAGAAGTACCCGTACGTGCATCCAGCAGTAATCTTATCCACTATCAATTTCCAATCAGAACGGATCAATATTGAGGCCTGCTACTGTTCCTCCATTGCCTGTATCACACTGCTTCTCTGATTTGTTCAGCCTCCAGTACATCCCATCAGCATCTCTTTCACTTGGAAATGGTATTGACCATGTAGATGTGAGTTTTCCATTGTGGTCTTTCACTGCTATTTCCAGCCCAAACTTTGTTCTTGTGTGGTTATGTTGGATGCATGGGGCCTCACTGGCCACACCAAAATGTCCTCAACCTTGAAGTTTCCAGTGCGCAAGAGCCAGATACCAGACAGATACCCTGGGTGCATGGGGCCTCACTGATCCCACCAAAATGTGGAATTTATATGCAGAAGTTTTATAACTTTTTGTCGTCATAGTTAGAAAATATGTTCCCCCCCCCCCATCTTTCAACTAGATATTTGTTTAAGATTATCCTTTGTTTGTCAGTTTGTTGTCAACGATTGAGTACAATTAGAGGGAGAAACAACCTGACCGTTTGTATTGCTATTTTTTAgggatttttataaaaaaatgtacTGTAACAATTTGATGTACGTGAAATAAGaaggtgattaaaaaaatacgttcacgaaaaacgtaaaaattttcgtacgaaaaattacaatccaaactgATAAGAACACCTCTCACAATTGCATGAAAACAGGCTAATAAAAGCTCAACTTTACCTATATTCTTGTCTTCTCCTTTCTCGATGTGCTTTCAACAACACACTCATTTGAAAAGTTCTCATAATTTTATTCAATATGTTTATGCCGTCTTAAATTAATATTAGACGGTAGAACGAGATTTACTTATGAGTTGACTCACATCAAGAATTACTCATAATTTAAGGGTTTGCCCGTATCAAATCATTTGCCTAAAGTGGCCTACTTGAAGCTAGTGATCAGACTCACCATTTAAAATAGACTACCATCAAGGACTGGTCCAGTATACTTAAACGGATTTAGCGATTTTTTCTTGGGCTATTCTAACTTAACTCTTCTCCACCTTTGAAAACCAGTCCACTGTTGAATCgaaacaagtttttttttttcccttgatgtttgttgtttgaaactattaatgtattagttttttttaatgAGATTGCTGAAACCCTTAAATACATAAACAAAAAGTTATACAAAAGTTTAAAGTGAACGTAAACAAAAAAGATTGATCAAATCCAATTATCTAACATAATGGACGCTGGGACATGGGAGTTTTCCATGAAGAAtggaaatgaaaggaaaaaggaataaaagaaaaataaacaaaataacaaaaaggaAAGGAACTAAGAAATATTAGATGTAAACATAATATGTGATTGGGAGGGCATTCTAGTCAGTAAACATTAAATACGGGGTAAAGTGCCCATTTAGAAAGTGGAGGGTGCAAAGTGAAACCAATCCAAAAGTTCATGGTGTTTAATGCAATTAATACCCTACTTTTTTAATAATGTGAAAATAGTAAAACCATCACCATATTTTATGGCAGTGGTAATTCGAGAGAAAATGTAATATTTATaataactatatatatatatatatatatatatctgtgtgtgtgtgttattattttagataatttaaacAAGTTTCATAAATTCGTATCCTAGTgcaattttaatttctttatttaagTTGTGACttcaaaagaaacaagtttTCGCTCTGTCATTGCTAATATCACAAATGCGTTAAGTGGGAGAACGTAAAACTTGTCTACTTTAAGACATGAATTGACTCAGGACCA
It includes:
- the LOC113740355 gene encoding plant cysteine oxidase 1-like isoform X3 — translated: MKTYRRGSSKISENQSCMKTVPKKAKSKSKKQKKKREMANVVQELYQTCSEVFADGDHQISGYIPPTPDIERLKSVLDRMKPEDLNLSPNMPMFRRRSTAQEASHHQITYIELLECDQFSIGIFCLPPSAVIPLHNHPNMTVFSKLLFGALRIKSYDWVDDGTSSTSKINSGEITHRGNMHCFTALTACAILDVLGPPYSESEGRHCTYFQDFPYDKFSGGAEELVPTEEEDTKKYAWLQEIEKPEDYTVGEPS
- the LOC113740355 gene encoding plant cysteine oxidase 1-like isoform X1, which codes for MKTYRRGSSKISENQSCMKTVPKKAKSKSKKQKKKREMANVVQELYQTCSEVFADGDHQISGYIPPTPDIERLKSVLDRMKPEDLNLSPNMPMFRRRSTAQEASHHQITYIELLECDQFSIGIFCLPPSAVIPLHNHPNMTVFSKLLFGALRIKSYDWVDDGTSSTSKINSGEITHRQDGIRLAKVHMDSDVTSPYNASVLFPAAGGNMHCFTALTACAILDVLGPPYSESEGRHCTYFQDFPYDKFSGGAEELVPTEEEDTKKYAWLQEIEKPEDYTVGEPS
- the LOC113740355 gene encoding plant cysteine oxidase 1-like isoform X2 encodes the protein MKTVPKKAKSKSKKQKKKREMANVVQELYQTCSEVFADGDHQISGYIPPTPDIERLKSVLDRMKPEDLNLSPNMPMFRRRSTAQEASHHQITYIELLECDQFSIGIFCLPPSAVIPLHNHPNMTVFSKLLFGALRIKSYDWVDDGTSSTSKINSGEITHRQDGIRLAKVHMDSDVTSPYNASVLFPAAGGNMHCFTALTACAILDVLGPPYSESEGRHCTYFQDFPYDKFSGGAEELVPTEEEDTKKYAWLQEIEKPEDYTVGEPS